Proteins encoded together in one Armatimonadota bacterium window:
- a CDS encoding FAD-binding oxidoreductase, whose amino-acid sequence MRARREGSYVSGSIIPWTSEYEDYLRDESRRIGTADSISFPTSEAEVIEVVKEVRAQGGTITVQGARTGIVAGAVPQGGHVLNLSRMNRIGDVSGDFITVEPGAILDDVREAVKGSGRFFPPDPTETTASVGGMVACNASGALTFHYGPTRNWVQSLRMVLSDGDLIAVRRGQCLAQGRSFSLATEGGRTIGGDLPLYSVPNVKSAAGYYVADGMDILDLLVGMEGTLGIITEVELKLIRRPGAINGLTVFLPTEEAALKLVRILREQLPMRPVGIEFFNHDALDLLRCMRSESSAFERIPALKPDYHTAVYAEFHADAEEEIEEPIMALMEAIVELGGSDEDTWYATNDRELEPLKAFRHAVPEAVNLLIDRRKRDCPELTKLGTDMSVPDDRLEDVIAMYGADLEGRGLESVVFGHVGNNHVHVNILPRSIEEYEKGKMLYLDWARQIVGLGGSVSAEHGIGKIKVPLLRMMYGDEAVAEMRSLRLLFDPDEVLNRGSLF is encoded by the coding sequence ATGAGAGCAAGACGGGAAGGAAGCTACGTGAGCGGCTCGATCATACCATGGACAAGTGAATACGAAGACTACCTCCGCGACGAGTCTCGGCGCATAGGCACGGCCGACTCGATCTCTTTCCCGACGAGCGAGGCCGAGGTCATCGAAGTCGTGAAGGAAGTGCGCGCTCAAGGTGGGACGATCACCGTCCAGGGCGCAAGGACCGGCATCGTCGCCGGCGCGGTTCCCCAGGGCGGCCACGTCCTCAACCTCAGCCGGATGAACCGAATCGGCGATGTGAGCGGCGACTTCATCACCGTCGAGCCGGGTGCGATCCTCGACGACGTCCGCGAAGCCGTCAAGGGATCCGGGCGCTTCTTTCCGCCTGATCCCACCGAAACGACCGCATCCGTCGGCGGAATGGTCGCCTGCAATGCGTCAGGCGCGCTCACCTTCCACTACGGCCCTACCCGCAACTGGGTGCAGTCCCTCCGCATGGTCCTCAGCGATGGTGATCTGATAGCCGTCCGCAGGGGCCAATGCCTCGCGCAGGGGCGGTCATTCTCCCTGGCGACCGAAGGTGGACGAACCATCGGCGGCGATCTGCCGTTGTATTCGGTTCCAAACGTGAAGTCCGCGGCGGGGTACTACGTTGCCGACGGTATGGACATTCTCGATCTGCTCGTCGGCATGGAGGGTACGCTCGGCATCATCACCGAGGTCGAACTGAAGCTGATCCGGAGACCGGGCGCGATCAACGGGCTGACCGTCTTCCTGCCGACCGAAGAGGCCGCCCTGAAGCTGGTGCGGATACTCCGCGAGCAGTTGCCGATGCGCCCCGTGGGCATTGAGTTCTTCAACCACGACGCCCTCGATCTGCTCCGCTGCATGAGATCGGAGTCGTCGGCCTTCGAGAGGATTCCGGCGCTCAAGCCGGATTACCACACCGCCGTGTACGCTGAGTTTCATGCCGACGCGGAGGAGGAAATCGAGGAGCCGATCATGGCGCTCATGGAGGCGATCGTCGAGCTGGGCGGCAGCGACGAGGATACCTGGTACGCGACGAACGACCGCGAACTCGAGCCGCTGAAGGCGTTCCGCCATGCCGTTCCCGAGGCGGTGAATCTGCTGATCGATCGGCGCAAGCGCGACTGCCCGGAACTGACCAAGCTCGGCACCGACATGTCCGTCCCGGATGACCGCCTGGAAGACGTCATCGCCATGTACGGTGCGGATCTCGAGGGCAGAGGTCTCGAGTCGGTAGTTTTCGGTCATGTAGGCAATAACCACGTTCACGTGAACATACTGCCCCGAAGCATCGAGGAGTACGAGAAGGGCAAGATGCTCTACCTGGACTGGGCGCGTCAGATCGTGGGGCTGGGGGGATCGGTCTCGGCCGAGCACGGCATCGGGAAGATAAAGGTGCCTCTCCTGCGGATGATGTACGGTGACGAGGCGGTCGCCGAGATGCGGTCGCTCAGGCTGCTCTTCGATCCAGACGAAGTCCTGAATCGCGGCAGTCTGTTCTGA
- a CDS encoding DUF456 domain-containing protein has protein sequence MSHGTLIAIFALLMLPGVAGVLLPMIPGIPLMFVVAVVFGFVNHWEHLHPWELAILFAIVLLSVLVDYLAGMLGARYGGAGRRATMWGLVGLVVGLLVFPPFGGIIGLFVGVLVAELARGRSQFHALCAAAASLLGSLAGILGNFFLALVFLVSFIIFALH, from the coding sequence ATGTCTCACGGAACGTTGATTGCCATATTTGCTCTACTGATGCTTCCCGGGGTGGCCGGGGTCCTGCTTCCTATGATCCCGGGGATACCGCTCATGTTCGTCGTCGCCGTTGTCTTCGGCTTCGTCAATCACTGGGAGCACCTTCATCCCTGGGAACTCGCCATCCTGTTCGCTATCGTCCTGCTCTCGGTGCTGGTGGACTACCTTGCCGGGATGCTCGGTGCACGTTACGGGGGTGCCGGCCGCCGCGCCACGATGTGGGGTCTGGTCGGACTCGTCGTCGGACTGCTCGTCTTTCCCCCGTTTGGAGGGATCATCGGCCTCTTCGTCGGTGTGCTGGTCGCGGAGTTGGCTCGAGGCCGGAGCCAGTTCCATGCCCTCTGTGCGGCGGCAGCGAGTCTCCTGGGCTCGCTGGCCGGCATCCTCGGCAACTTCTTCCTCGCCCTTGTCTTCCTCGTCTCCTTCATCATCTTTGCTCTGCACTGA
- a CDS encoding aldo/keto reductase: METTRLGRTNLTVTRTSFGALPLQRADMDEAVRILRRGYDAGITFYDTARMYTDSEEKLGRALSDVRGDIILATKSGATTRAGLTEQLERSLRDLRTDYVDLLQLHNPGALPDPDDPDSSYAGMLIAKKKGMIRHIGFTNHRRDLAVAALESGLYETIQYPLSYISSDEDLALIDRCREADVGLIAMKALSGGLITNVRAAFAFFRQYENVVPIWGIQRMSELEEFIALDADPPSLDGFRSVIEQDRRELAGDFCRGCGYCLPCPSEIPISMAARMSLLLRRMPHQLYMTDAWHEKMYRIEDCTECGYCREHCPYGLDTPALLRKNLEDYEAFYEEHAD, translated from the coding sequence ATGGAGACAACCAGACTCGGGCGCACGAATCTGACCGTTACGCGGACCTCGTTCGGCGCGCTGCCGCTTCAGCGCGCGGACATGGATGAGGCCGTCCGCATCCTGCGTCGGGGCTACGACGCGGGCATCACCTTCTATGACACCGCCCGCATGTATACCGACAGCGAGGAGAAGCTCGGCCGCGCCCTCTCCGACGTGCGCGGCGACATCATCCTCGCCACCAAGAGCGGCGCCACGACCCGGGCTGGTCTCACGGAGCAGCTTGAAAGGAGTCTCCGCGACCTGCGCACCGACTATGTTGACCTCCTCCAACTCCACAACCCCGGCGCGCTGCCCGATCCGGACGACCCGGATTCGTCTTACGCCGGGATGCTCATCGCGAAGAAGAAAGGCATGATCCGCCACATCGGATTCACGAACCACCGCCGCGACTTGGCAGTTGCCGCGCTGGAGTCAGGACTCTATGAGACGATCCAGTACCCGCTCTCCTACATATCGTCCGACGAGGACCTGGCGCTGATCGACCGATGCCGCGAGGCGGACGTCGGTCTGATTGCGATGAAGGCGCTCTCCGGCGGGCTCATCACTAACGTACGGGCGGCGTTTGCCTTCTTCCGCCAGTATGAGAATGTAGTCCCGATCTGGGGAATCCAGCGGATGTCCGAGCTGGAGGAGTTCATCGCGCTCGATGCCGATCCTCCTTCGCTCGACGGTTTCCGGTCCGTGATCGAACAGGATCGGCGCGAACTTGCCGGCGATTTCTGCCGGGGATGCGGATACTGCCTGCCTTGCCCGTCGGAGATACCGATCTCGATGGCCGCGCGGATGAGCCTGCTCCTCCGCCGGATGCCGCACCAACTGTATATGACCGACGCCTGGCACGAGAAGATGTACCGCATCGAGGACTGCACGGAGTGCGGTTACTGTCGCGAACACTGCCCTTACGGTCTCGATACGCCCGCGCTCCTCAGGAAGAACCTGGAGGACTACGAGGCATTCTACGAAGAGCACGCAGACTAG
- a CDS encoding alpha/beta hydrolase, with protein sequence MLNYCPVCLLLLTALALGVQAASIPPPKPVLPPAPEGVIIRQDVSYLAPGREEKLDLYLPADRAKDIRSPAIVFIHGGGWVGGDKAEGRAFNNCTAFAQAGYVAVSINYTLERGKCWPTNLRDCKNAVRWLRVNADKYQIDAGHIGVIGGSAGGHLALMVAYTSHVPFLKPASPYPLVSDEVQCVVDLYGITNLLTRQKPDDNGTPTGITYTTQALMKRTRDEDPDAWKLGSPVYHVSKMNCPPTLILHGTADATVDRDQATELAKKLEEHGVEHQLIMIEGVGHTFDLQTWAKKPLPYDLRPIVVGFFDKHLKAKCPVSSRTSPVVE encoded by the coding sequence ATGCTCAACTACTGCCCAGTGTGCCTGTTGCTGCTGACCGCGCTTGCGCTCGGAGTGCAGGCGGCATCTATCCCGCCGCCGAAGCCTGTCCTGCCGCCCGCGCCCGAGGGAGTGATTATCAGGCAGGACGTGTCGTATCTCGCGCCGGGACGGGAAGAGAAACTCGATCTCTACCTCCCCGCAGACCGTGCGAAGGACATCCGCTCGCCCGCCATCGTGTTCATCCACGGCGGCGGATGGGTTGGAGGTGACAAGGCCGAGGGTCGTGCATTCAACAACTGCACCGCGTTCGCCCAAGCCGGCTACGTGGCCGTCAGCATCAACTACACACTCGAACGCGGCAAGTGCTGGCCTACGAACCTGCGCGACTGCAAGAACGCAGTCCGCTGGCTGCGGGTCAACGCCGACAAGTACCAGATAGATGCCGGTCACATCGGCGTCATCGGCGGATCGGCGGGAGGACACCTCGCGCTCATGGTGGCCTACACGAGTCATGTACCGTTCCTCAAACCGGCCTCTCCGTACCCGCTTGTCTCCGACGAGGTGCAGTGCGTCGTGGACCTCTACGGCATCACCAACCTGCTCACCCGGCAGAAACCCGACGACAACGGCACTCCGACCGGAATCACGTACACCACTCAGGCGCTGATGAAGAGGACGCGTGACGAGGACCCGGACGCCTGGAAGCTGGGATCGCCGGTCTACCATGTGTCTAAGATGAACTGCCCTCCGACGCTCATCCTGCACGGTACCGCCGATGCGACCGTAGACCGCGATCAGGCGACCGAACTGGCGAAGAAGCTCGAGGAGCACGGCGTCGAACACCAACTGATCATGATCGAGGGGGTCGGCCATACGTTCGATCTGCAGACCTGGGCGAAGAAGCCGCTACCGTACGACCTACGCCCAATCGTCGTGGGCTTCTTCGACAAGCACCTCAAGGCGAAGTGCCCCGTGTCTTCCAGGACGTCCCCTGTGGTAGAATGA
- a CDS encoding fused MFS/spermidine synthase: MPRSTKRSPAPASASSAAQSPTLMSSFALWLLVFSCGWFVMLTELVGARVLAPYFGNSIYVWGSVIAIFLLAMAVGYALGGSLTQRLRSYLVPVLVAVLAGIYVAATPLYQDALSNWLYNTGVHVKWGSLIATVILYGLPMVMLGMVSPYAIQIATRTHSEAGSRAGILYALSTVGSFLGCLVTAFVLIPGMPMTYVIVGGGVILSLIAVIVAMLLAGRNALAVGAAILVVVVAAAAVVKSPVRHGHKELKAYQYSLSEEFSGTVDPSRIRPSLDADSALARNELEKYPPDRDTVLIRTETPYHHLCVTQRGPLREMTFGKSSYFAGQTIVDMRDLHRSVMEYSHLAFAGLLYGSIPKRVCVIGVGGAVIPRTLERHFPGVEIDAIDIDPEVITAARKYFFWRPSTNVRMYAMDGRSFVNWVIANNKPKYDWVIVDAFNDNYMPFHLTTAEFLSNVRQALVPDGVMVTNMWIDNDLYGFEARTIESVFGNMSAFAGHRSGNILMTAQKGREASLTLDEAGAAARKVTLPADSSIDPRYIMSCLVTKQNWSDEGPILTDLWSPVENLVK, translated from the coding sequence ATGCCACGTTCAACGAAGCGTTCCCCCGCGCCGGCTTCCGCTTCTTCGGCCGCGCAGTCGCCCACCCTGATGAGTTCGTTCGCGCTCTGGCTGCTCGTGTTCTCATGCGGTTGGTTCGTAATGCTGACTGAACTGGTCGGGGCGAGGGTGCTGGCGCCGTATTTCGGCAACTCGATCTACGTCTGGGGAAGTGTGATCGCGATATTCCTTCTTGCCATGGCGGTCGGGTATGCCCTTGGCGGTAGTCTGACTCAGAGACTCAGATCATACCTCGTTCCGGTACTCGTCGCGGTTCTTGCGGGGATCTACGTTGCGGCCACCCCTCTCTATCAGGATGCCCTATCGAACTGGCTCTACAATACTGGAGTTCATGTCAAATGGGGATCGCTGATCGCGACCGTCATTCTCTACGGCCTGCCGATGGTAATGCTCGGCATGGTTTCCCCGTACGCGATACAGATCGCTACCAGGACTCACTCCGAGGCTGGGAGCCGCGCCGGAATCCTCTATGCCCTCTCTACGGTTGGGAGCTTCCTGGGCTGTCTGGTAACAGCTTTCGTGCTGATACCCGGCATGCCCATGACATATGTGATAGTTGGTGGCGGAGTCATCTTGTCGCTGATAGCCGTCATAGTGGCGATGCTTCTCGCTGGCCGAAATGCCCTCGCGGTAGGGGCCGCGATCCTGGTCGTGGTCGTCGCGGCAGCGGCGGTGGTGAAATCGCCGGTTCGTCACGGACACAAGGAACTCAAGGCTTACCAGTATTCGCTGTCGGAGGAGTTTTCGGGTACCGTGGACCCGTCCCGGATCCGGCCCAGTCTCGATGCAGACTCGGCCCTCGCGCGTAACGAACTCGAGAAATACCCGCCTGATCGGGACACCGTCTTGATCCGCACGGAGACTCCTTACCATCACCTGTGCGTGACCCAGCGGGGTCCTCTGCGTGAGATGACCTTTGGCAAGAGCAGCTACTTTGCAGGTCAGACGATAGTGGATATGCGCGATCTGCACCGAAGCGTCATGGAGTACAGCCACCTTGCGTTCGCGGGGCTTCTCTACGGCTCGATCCCGAAGCGGGTCTGCGTGATCGGCGTCGGCGGGGCCGTGATCCCTCGCACGCTCGAGAGGCATTTCCCGGGCGTCGAGATAGATGCCATAGACATAGACCCCGAGGTCATCACGGCTGCGCGGAAGTACTTCTTCTGGCGGCCGAGCACCAACGTGCGGATGTACGCCATGGACGGGCGGTCGTTCGTCAACTGGGTGATCGCCAACAACAAGCCGAAGTACGACTGGGTAATCGTAGACGCTTTCAACGACAACTACATGCCGTTCCACCTCACGACTGCGGAGTTCCTGTCGAACGTCAGGCAGGCCCTCGTGCCCGACGGGGTGATGGTGACGAATATGTGGATTGACAATGATCTGTACGGCTTCGAGGCGCGGACGATTGAGTCGGTCTTCGGCAACATGAGCGCATTCGCGGGCCACCGGAGCGGGAATATACTCATGACCGCGCAGAAGGGACGCGAGGCTTCTCTGACCCTCGACGAGGCAGGAGCAGCCGCGCGCAAGGTGACGCTTCCCGCGGATTCGAGCATTGACCCGCGGTACATCATGAGTTGCCTGGTCACGAAGCAGAACTGGTCCGACGAAGGCCCCATCCTGACCGACCTCTGGTCCCCGGTCGAGAACCTGGTGAAGTAA
- a CDS encoding PHP domain-containing protein, which yields MRNLRLPAVIALMLISLPLCARPTQPLVIEGVREAKDCAYNWTSFHYVPFEVPDGVTRLTIERQMTTEPSGNVGLATYVFDPRGAGFVYNGFRGAREFGSDPIVITADKATTTLRFYPGRIQPGRWQIALHFRWKGKDVQRVRYKYTITFSFDGPKADAMPRISYDPVINAQPGWYAVDFHSHTIHSDGAGTLDEVAAFHAAAGYDAFNNTDHNTMTAQLDFPEVGAKHPSMLLLAGEEVSTFNGHANVIGAEPADWYDPRMVPGDGRLPMLLEKVHKDGALFSINHPFAGKLGWAFPPEEWEQVDAIEILNGGWFGADDRQAADLWDSLLKSGRHITGVGGSDTHAKTADLKVLTWVWAENLSREAIVDGVRNGRAFISYQKRGPLPYISVPGTSALPGDAVRIGKRESVPVQIRVVGGKGMTLRLIWQDGETKMPLERVFSRIEYDVPVGPKLKRSYVRLEVQRADGVVFALTNPIWFER from the coding sequence TTGAGAAATCTTCGCCTACCCGCAGTCATTGCGCTCATGCTGATATCCCTGCCGCTCTGTGCCCGGCCGACACAGCCGCTTGTCATCGAGGGCGTTCGGGAGGCCAAGGACTGTGCCTACAACTGGACCTCTTTCCACTACGTTCCGTTCGAGGTGCCCGACGGAGTGACGAGGCTCACGATCGAGCGCCAGATGACCACCGAGCCTTCGGGCAACGTCGGACTGGCCACATACGTCTTCGACCCGCGGGGGGCCGGATTCGTGTACAACGGGTTCCGAGGCGCGAGGGAGTTCGGGAGCGATCCGATCGTGATCACTGCGGACAAGGCAACCACGACGCTGCGGTTCTACCCGGGCCGGATTCAGCCCGGACGCTGGCAGATTGCCCTGCATTTCAGATGGAAGGGCAAGGACGTCCAGCGCGTCAGATACAAGTACACGATCACATTCTCGTTCGACGGTCCGAAGGCCGACGCGATGCCGAGGATCTCCTACGACCCGGTGATCAACGCGCAACCCGGCTGGTATGCCGTGGACTTCCACAGCCATACGATACACTCCGACGGCGCGGGGACGCTCGACGAAGTGGCGGCATTCCACGCGGCGGCCGGCTACGACGCCTTCAACAACACGGACCACAACACCATGACCGCACAACTCGATTTCCCGGAAGTCGGGGCGAAGCACCCGAGCATGCTTCTGCTTGCGGGCGAAGAGGTGAGTACCTTCAACGGGCACGCGAACGTGATCGGAGCAGAGCCGGCCGACTGGTACGACCCGCGGATGGTTCCCGGCGACGGGCGGCTCCCGATGCTGCTGGAGAAGGTGCACAAGGACGGCGCGCTGTTCAGCATCAACCATCCGTTCGCGGGCAAGCTCGGGTGGGCGTTCCCGCCCGAGGAGTGGGAACAGGTCGACGCGATCGAGATCCTGAACGGCGGCTGGTTCGGCGCGGACGACCGGCAGGCGGCCGATCTCTGGGACAGCCTGCTGAAGTCGGGCAGACACATCACCGGCGTCGGCGGGTCGGATACGCATGCCAAGACGGCAGACCTGAAGGTGCTCACGTGGGTGTGGGCGGAAAACCTCTCGCGGGAGGCGATCGTTGACGGCGTACGAAACGGACGCGCGTTCATCTCCTACCAGAAGAGAGGCCCGCTGCCGTATATTTCGGTGCCGGGGACTTCGGCGCTACCGGGGGATGCGGTCCGCATCGGGAAGCGGGAATCGGTACCGGTGCAGATACGCGTCGTGGGCGGCAAGGGTATGACCCTCCGGCTGATATGGCAGGACGGCGAGACGAAGATGCCTCTGGAGAGGGTCTTCTCCCGCATCGAGTACGACGTGCCGGTCGGCCCGAAGCTCAAGAGATCCTACGTGCGGCTGGAGGTGCAGAGGGCAGATGGAGTGGTCTTTGCGCTCACAAACCCGATCTGGTTCGAGCGGTAG
- a CDS encoding DUF1566 domain-containing protein, producing the protein MFGRIVGWTAVVICTLISGFWGFWGAVEGFHEGWWHGSLAGNLFHYSLYLLPGLAVAATGVLSLHRPRIGMAMFGLMGVFVALWVLSGNFRVTSGNWPIVATFTALPVALGLMLLLGDPRPRRVSAWIMGGIPVLVIAVSGCQMAVGVLQRVDDGNRGTRIVHGNGVVLEWVGAGPGWERQGGVSWWEASKRCAYLSVDGGIICETPQNIWRLPTADELVRSLSQHGRNCGGIWDTATGSARYRLRPDKESPLWDTNSQVTYYWTSTEKDKAHAYWVVYHGGVFALPKTHAPGNAGFRAVRAVRTDDRSGQRK; encoded by the coding sequence ATGTTTGGAAGAATAGTCGGCTGGACCGCTGTGGTCATATGTACGCTGATATCGGGATTCTGGGGGTTCTGGGGCGCCGTCGAGGGCTTCCACGAGGGTTGGTGGCACGGCAGCCTGGCCGGCAATCTCTTCCATTACTCCCTGTACCTGCTGCCCGGTCTGGCGGTCGCCGCCACAGGTGTCTTGTCGCTCCATCGCCCCAGGATCGGCATGGCGATGTTTGGCCTCATGGGGGTCTTCGTTGCGCTGTGGGTGCTGAGCGGTAACTTCCGCGTCACGTCGGGCAACTGGCCCATTGTGGCGACGTTCACGGCTCTTCCCGTCGCTCTGGGGTTGATGCTTCTTCTTGGTGATCCCCGACCACGGCGGGTATCGGCGTGGATCATGGGTGGGATTCCTGTGCTGGTGATCGCCGTATCCGGATGCCAGATGGCGGTCGGCGTGCTGCAGAGGGTTGACGACGGGAACCGGGGCACGCGAATCGTGCATGGAAACGGCGTGGTGCTGGAGTGGGTCGGCGCCGGCCCGGGATGGGAGCGCCAGGGCGGTGTATCGTGGTGGGAAGCGTCGAAGCGCTGCGCGTACCTGTCCGTCGATGGCGGGATCATCTGCGAGACGCCGCAGAACATCTGGCGGCTGCCAACGGCTGATGAGTTGGTCAGGTCACTGTCCCAGCACGGACGGAACTGCGGTGGGATATGGGATACGGCAACCGGAAGTGCGCGATACCGACTCCGGCCGGACAAGGAGTCGCCGCTCTGGGATACGAACTCGCAGGTGACGTACTACTGGACGAGTACAGAGAAAGACAAGGCTCATGCCTACTGGGTCGTCTACCACGGGGGAGTTTTCGCCCTGCCCAAGACTCACGCGCCCGGCAACGCAGGTTTCCGGGCCGTACGTGCCGTTCGGACGGACGACCGCTCCGGTCAACGGAAGTGA